One genomic window of Sporosarcina ureae includes the following:
- a CDS encoding BMC domain-containing protein — translation MSSEALGMIETKGLVASIEAADAMVKSANVQVVGKVHVGGGIVTVLVRGDVGAVKAATESGATAAQRVGELISVHVIPRPHNELESLLPKADSLN, via the coding sequence ATGAGTAGCGAAGCTTTAGGAATGATAGAGACAAAAGGATTAGTGGCATCTATAGAAGCGGCAGATGCAATGGTGAAATCTGCAAATGTTCAAGTAGTAGGTAAAGTCCATGTTGGTGGCGGTATTGTAACCGTCCTAGTGAGAGGTGATGTTGGGGCTGTAAAGGCAGCGACAGAATCAGGAGCTACAGCAGCACAAAGAGTGGGTGAGCTGATCTCAGTTCATGTAATCCCACGACCGCATAATGAGTTAGAGAGTTTATTGCCAAAAGCTGATTCTTTAAATTGA
- a CDS encoding HsmA family protein produces MSPLLIVASMAMVVALILYSIGVFGEKVSGTIRFKHLLFFVGGLVFDTIGTTLMNRIASQGGGSSIGLHQITGGAALVLMAFHLVWAVWVYNKGNEKAKHQFHKFSLGVWSLWVVSFVLGILLGTGVI; encoded by the coding sequence ATGAGTCCTTTATTGATTGTTGCTTCCATGGCAATGGTAGTCGCCTTAATTCTGTATAGTATTGGTGTATTCGGGGAGAAAGTCAGTGGTACAATTCGTTTTAAGCATTTGCTTTTCTTTGTAGGTGGTCTGGTGTTCGACACAATCGGTACTACTCTCATGAATCGAATTGCGTCACAAGGCGGAGGTTCGTCGATTGGCCTTCATCAAATAACGGGAGGAGCCGCTTTGGTTTTGATGGCGTTTCACTTGGTTTGGGCTGTCTGGGTTTACAATAAAGGAAACGAAAAAGCGAAGCATCAGTTCCACAAATTCAGTTTAGGTGTTTGGTCGCTTTGGGTTGTGTCGTTTGTACTTGGGATATTGTTAGGCACCGGTGTGATTTAA
- a CDS encoding BMC domain-containing protein — protein sequence MNEINGALGMIETKGLVAALEAADAMVKAANVQIIGKTHVGGGIVTVLVTGDVGAVKAATESGSAAASRVGELLSVHVIPRPHNEISSILPKVNL from the coding sequence ATGAATGAAATTAATGGAGCATTGGGAATGATTGAAACAAAAGGTTTGGTAGCAGCTTTAGAGGCAGCAGATGCAATGGTCAAAGCAGCTAATGTACAAATAATAGGTAAAACACATGTTGGTGGCGGTATTGTTACAGTTCTTGTAACAGGGGATGTAGGGGCAGTGAAAGCGGCCACTGAATCAGGGAGTGCGGCCGCAAGCAGAGTAGGAGAATTACTATCTGTTCATGTAATTCCACGACCACATAATGAAATTTCAAGCATACTGCCAAAAGTAAACTTATGA
- a CDS encoding IS3 family transposase (programmed frameshift), with amino-acid sequence MTERLFTLKEQARLQCNPNVQAVSDKSITYTDEFKRHFISENEKGKLPRDIFEEAGLNADLIGAVRIKSAGKRWRAAYRKSGVEGLQDTRKTNSGRPSERDLTSEEKIERLEAKNRLLQAENELLKKPRSTRKADDEKEITIQTTLKYELINFTIQKYKLARLVSYLCELMEVSRSGYYRHFGEKSKQKRAAREQADEVVKEIILKAYHFRGRKKGARQIKMTLENQYGITYNLKRIRRIMKKFDIICPIRKANPARRMAKATKEHRTCENTLQREFKQGVAGKVLLTDITYLTYGNGKRAYLSTIKDAQTNEILAYEVSSSLGLEIAMNTLRKLKKHRHLMTDAFIHSDQGFHYTNPKYQAAVKKMGLGQSMSRRGNCWDNAPQESFFGHFKDETNIKDCETMEEVRREIKSYMTYYNHYRGQWNLKKLPPAEYRRQLQQAA; translated from the exons GTGACTGAACGATTGTTTACCTTAAAAGAACAAGCACGCTTGCAATGCAATCCTAACGTACAAGCTGTTAGTGATAAATCCATCACCTATACAGATGAGTTTAAACGTCATTTTATTTCGGAAAATGAAAAAGGAAAACTGCCGCGAGACATTTTTGAAGAGGCTGGATTAAATGCCGATTTAATAGGAGCAGTTCGGATTAAATCTGCAGGAAAGCGTTGGCGTGCCGCCTATAGAAAAAGCGGAGTGGAAGGCTTACAAGACACACGAAAAACCAATTCAGGCCGTCCATCAGAACGCGACTTGACATCCGAAGAAAAGATTGAACGTCTAGAAGCGAAAAACCGCTTATTACAGGCGGAAAATGAACTGTTAAAAAAGC CTCGATCTACTCGAAAGGCAGATGATGAAAAAGAAATCACAATCCAAACGACGCTAAAATATGAACTAATTAATTTCACCATCCAAAAGTATAAATTAGCACGTTTGGTGAGCTACTTATGCGAACTTATGGAGGTATCGCGTTCGGGCTACTATAGGCACTTTGGAGAGAAATCTAAACAGAAACGTGCCGCTCGCGAACAGGCAGACGAAGTTGTAAAGGAAATCATTTTAAAGGCCTATCATTTTCGAGGACGAAAAAAAGGAGCACGCCAAATTAAAATGACACTCGAAAATCAGTACGGCATTACATATAACCTAAAACGCATTCGCCGGATTATGAAAAAATTCGATATCATCTGTCCCATCCGCAAAGCCAACCCAGCACGTCGTATGGCAAAGGCGACGAAAGAGCACCGCACATGTGAAAACACGTTACAACGTGAGTTTAAGCAAGGGGTGGCTGGAAAGGTATTATTGACCGACATCACCTATTTGACATATGGAAATGGCAAACGTGCTTACTTGTCAACGATTAAAGACGCCCAAACGAATGAAATTTTAGCCTATGAAGTTTCTTCTTCGTTAGGTTTGGAGATCGCAATGAATACGCTTCGCAAACTAAAGAAACATCGTCATTTAATGACAGATGCCTTTATACATTCAGATCAAGGATTTCATTATACAAACCCAAAGTATCAGGCAGCAGTGAAGAAAATGGGGTTAGGACAATCGATGTCACGCAGAGGGAACTGTTGGGATAATGCTCCACAGGAATCATTTTTCGGTCACTTCAAGGATGAAACCAATATAAAAGATTGTGAGACAATGGAAGAAGTTAGGCGGGAAATCAAGAGTTATATGACGTACTATAACCATTATCGCGGGCAGTGGAACTTGAAAAAGCTGCCGCCTGCAGAATACAGACGACAGCTTCAACAAGCAGCTTAG
- the mdh gene encoding malate dehydrogenase — MAFIRKKITVIGAGHTGSTVALLLAQKELGDIMLVDIPTLENTAKGKSLDIQQIGPIQRTNSKVVSTSNYEDIRDSDFVIITAGIARKPGMSRDELVTINAKIMQEVSEKVAYYAPESYVLVLSNPVDAMTYVCYKTTGFSKNRVIGQSGVLDTARFNTFVAMELNISVEDVSGFVLGGHGDDMVPLIQYSHVGGIPLDKILSSDRIEKIVERTRKGGGEIVSLLGQGSAYYAPAAALVQMAEAILLDKKRVLPAIAYLDGEYGFKDIYFGVPTILGGNGIESIIELPLDEEEKNALNRSEKSVRQVLESINKLDN; from the coding sequence TTGGCTTTTATCCGGAAAAAAATCACGGTTATTGGTGCTGGACATACGGGATCTACAGTTGCACTTTTACTGGCACAAAAGGAATTAGGGGATATAATGCTAGTTGATATTCCCACCCTTGAGAATACTGCCAAAGGGAAATCTTTAGATATCCAACAAATTGGCCCTATTCAAAGAACGAATTCAAAAGTAGTTAGTACGTCTAATTACGAAGATATAAGGGATTCAGATTTCGTAATCATTACTGCAGGTATTGCACGTAAACCAGGTATGAGTAGGGATGAACTGGTGACAATAAACGCAAAAATAATGCAGGAAGTTTCAGAAAAAGTTGCCTATTATGCTCCTGAGAGCTATGTGTTAGTTTTAAGTAACCCAGTGGATGCAATGACTTATGTTTGCTATAAAACAACCGGATTTTCTAAGAATCGCGTAATTGGTCAATCAGGGGTATTAGATACAGCTCGTTTTAATACATTTGTTGCGATGGAACTGAATATTTCGGTAGAGGATGTGTCAGGATTTGTATTAGGTGGACATGGAGATGATATGGTACCACTAATTCAATATTCTCACGTCGGAGGTATCCCATTAGATAAAATACTCTCATCTGATCGGATTGAAAAAATTGTGGAACGCACCAGAAAAGGTGGGGGAGAAATTGTTAGCTTACTTGGTCAAGGTAGTGCATACTATGCCCCTGCCGCAGCCCTTGTACAAATGGCAGAAGCTATTTTACTTGATAAAAAACGGGTTTTGCCAGCTATAGCCTATTTAGATGGAGAGTATGGTTTTAAAGATATTTATTTTGGGGTTCCTACAATTCTTGGTGGTAATGGCATTGAAAGTATTATTGAATTACCATTGGATGAAGAGGAAAAGAATGCATTGAACCGCTCTGAGAAGTCAGTTCGACAGGTTTTAGAATCGATAAATAAGCTGGATAATTAG
- a CDS encoding glycosyltransferase, whose product MKRGKVVNILYSVTVSSESTYDKLFSKSEKKPLQQAMKYHRLLCEGLSALDHVNVHVISKLPINRSNFKKNYLKSESEIKNKVNYYYISIVNLPLIKNVFAFFTVLYTVIKRCDRDTVIVGDVLNITTSMANIMAARIKGVKTIGIVTDIPSHLASSNKNSHTERISRFKHFTVRLNNFILQKFDSYIFLTEQMNELINKEGKPYIVMEGHIDSQVVKLRNTLEGKYPGIVCQYAGSLKKIYGIEKLTRAFIHANVEGSELHIYGDGDFVDELQQICAQHPTIRYFGVKLNQYIVNEQLKSTLLINPRPTDEEYTKYSYPSKNMEYMASGTPTLTTKLAGMPEEYYDYIYLIEDESLEGLTKTLQHVLGKSKEELHEKGLKAKEFVLLEKNNIVQAEKLLQLIQRIL is encoded by the coding sequence ATGAAAAGGGGGAAGGTAGTCAATATACTATATAGCGTGACAGTATCATCTGAAAGCACATATGATAAGTTATTTTCAAAGAGTGAGAAAAAGCCTTTACAACAAGCTATGAAGTATCACAGATTGTTATGTGAAGGTCTTTCCGCTTTGGATCATGTAAACGTTCACGTTATTTCAAAGTTGCCGATAAATAGAAGTAATTTCAAGAAGAACTATTTAAAAAGTGAATCTGAAATAAAGAATAAAGTGAATTACTACTATATATCGATTGTAAATTTACCTCTAATTAAAAACGTATTTGCATTTTTTACTGTACTTTACACTGTGATCAAACGATGTGATCGTGACACTGTCATCGTAGGGGATGTGTTAAACATTACAACGTCTATGGCTAATATTATGGCTGCAAGAATTAAAGGAGTGAAAACGATAGGAATTGTAACAGATATTCCTTCACACTTAGCTTCAAGTAATAAAAACAGCCATACAGAACGGATTTCACGGTTTAAACACTTCACTGTTAGGCTGAATAATTTTATACTGCAAAAATTTGATAGTTATATATTTTTAACAGAGCAGATGAATGAGTTGATTAATAAAGAAGGGAAGCCCTATATTGTCATGGAAGGACACATCGATAGTCAGGTAGTTAAACTACGTAATACGCTTGAAGGGAAGTATCCTGGAATAGTCTGTCAGTATGCGGGCTCTTTAAAGAAAATATATGGCATAGAAAAACTAACAAGAGCTTTCATACATGCAAATGTAGAAGGCAGTGAACTCCATATATATGGAGATGGAGATTTCGTCGATGAACTGCAACAGATTTGTGCCCAACATCCTACTATACGGTATTTTGGTGTGAAGCTTAATCAGTATATTGTGAATGAGCAACTAAAATCTACGTTACTCATTAATCCAAGACCGACAGATGAAGAGTACACCAAGTACTCCTACCCATCAAAAAATATGGAATATATGGCATCAGGAACACCTACACTCACTACAAAGCTTGCAGGCATGCCAGAGGAATATTATGACTATATTTATTTGATTGAAGATGAATCTCTAGAAGGCTTAACTAAAACATTACAACATGTATTAGGTAAATCAAAAGAAGAACTACATGAGAAAGGATTAAAAGCGAAAGAGTTCGTGCTTTTAGAAAAGAATAATATCGTTCAAGCAGAGAAGCTATTACAGTTAATACAACGAATACTGTAA
- a CDS encoding LCP family protein: MKKTTHNKRNGLFRFLGVFILIIAILAASAYFKVTNTVKQIHEPIHRVMSIKRKIPVSIKEQEPISLLFLGVDERKGDKGRSDTIIVVTVNPTTNTTKMISIPRDTYTEIQGKKVWDKINHAYAFGGIDLSLRTVEHFLDIPIDYVVQINMESFRDIIDAVDGITINNPTAFTSLGSSFSKGTISLTGDQALNYIRMRYEDPQGDFGRQDRQKLVAQAMLHKGASVNSLLNYQQIFKTVENNVRTNMEFNEMMEIQKHYTDALGEIEQLFFKKGHGKEMKKTWYYIPDHDELKELQNEFKMHLNLND; this comes from the coding sequence ATGAAGAAGACAACACATAACAAACGGAATGGGCTTTTTAGATTTTTGGGTGTCTTTATTCTAATTATTGCTATTCTGGCCGCATCTGCGTATTTCAAAGTAACAAATACAGTGAAACAAATACATGAACCCATTCATCGGGTAATGTCTATAAAGCGAAAGATACCGGTTTCCATTAAAGAACAAGAACCCATTTCCTTATTATTTCTTGGTGTGGATGAGCGCAAAGGAGATAAAGGAAGATCGGATACTATTATCGTAGTAACCGTCAATCCGACGACAAATACCACAAAGATGATCAGCATTCCCCGTGACACGTACACAGAAATTCAAGGCAAGAAAGTTTGGGATAAAATAAATCATGCCTATGCTTTTGGTGGAATTGACCTGTCGTTACGTACTGTGGAACACTTCCTCGACATCCCAATTGACTACGTCGTTCAAATCAATATGGAAAGCTTTAGAGATATTATAGATGCGGTAGATGGTATTACCATTAACAACCCAACGGCCTTTACTTCTCTAGGCTCTTCATTTTCAAAAGGGACTATTTCGTTAACTGGCGATCAAGCGCTGAACTATATACGGATGCGCTATGAAGATCCCCAGGGTGACTTCGGACGTCAGGATCGTCAAAAACTAGTGGCTCAAGCTATGCTGCATAAAGGAGCATCCGTGAACAGCCTCCTAAATTATCAACAAATTTTCAAAACAGTCGAGAACAACGTCCGCACGAATATGGAGTTTAACGAGATGATGGAAATCCAAAAACATTATACAGACGCTCTCGGAGAAATAGAGCAACTATTTTTCAAAAAAGGACATGGCAAAGAAATGAAGAAGACTTGGTATTACATTCCCGATCACGATGAATTAAAAGAATTGCAAAATGAATTCAAAATGCATTTGAATTTGAATGATTAA
- a CDS encoding BMC domain-containing protein encodes MNEALGMIEVFGVAHSILIADSMLKTSNVRILSTEEVSQAYYTIVVAGDVDSVQMAIEQGREIANTAGVFIASKVIARPMRETITSMLKNNV; translated from the coding sequence ATGAATGAAGCATTAGGCATGATAGAAGTATTTGGAGTTGCCCACTCTATCCTTATTGCAGATTCCATGCTTAAGACATCAAATGTTCGTATTCTTTCAACAGAAGAAGTGAGTCAAGCCTATTATACAATTGTTGTTGCAGGTGACGTAGACTCAGTTCAAATGGCAATTGAACAGGGCAGGGAAATTGCTAATACAGCAGGTGTATTCATTGCCTCGAAAGTTATAGCGAGACCGATGCGAGAGACCATTACTAGTATGTTGAAAAATAATGTGTGA
- a CDS encoding YveK family protein encodes MGETISLQELFATLKKRLWLIIGTTLTAILAAIVISYFFLTPIYQASTQILVNKAEATTDFDSSDIQTNLQLINTYTVIIKSPVILSHVIESLDLGITPAALNTQLTVNSEQNSQVVSVTVQDPEPHKAVDIANTTAEVFQKEIVHLMQVDNVTILSPAMYADDPTPVRPNKRLNIAIATVIGLMAGVGIAFLLEYLDTTVKTEHDVEELLNLPLLGLISPISDREVGVGRVIKQKGVDPHGK; translated from the coding sequence ATGGGCGAGACTATTAGTTTACAAGAATTATTTGCGACATTAAAAAAGCGGTTATGGCTTATTATAGGTACTACGCTGACAGCGATTCTGGCCGCAATAGTTATAAGCTATTTCTTTTTGACTCCTATCTATCAAGCATCAACACAAATATTAGTAAATAAGGCAGAAGCCACGACAGATTTTGACTCATCGGATATTCAAACCAACTTACAACTCATCAATACTTACACCGTCATTATTAAAAGTCCTGTCATCTTATCGCATGTTATTGAGAGTTTGGACTTGGGGATAACGCCTGCTGCTCTAAATACACAACTAACTGTGAACAGTGAGCAAAACTCTCAAGTAGTGAGTGTAACAGTACAAGATCCCGAGCCACATAAAGCAGTGGATATCGCAAATACGACAGCTGAAGTCTTCCAAAAAGAAATTGTTCATCTTATGCAAGTGGACAATGTGACTATTTTATCACCTGCTATGTATGCTGATGACCCGACACCTGTAAGGCCGAATAAACGTTTAAATATCGCAATTGCTACCGTGATTGGTTTGATGGCTGGTGTAGGAATCGCATTTTTACTCGAATATTTGGATACAACTGTGAAGACAGAGCACGATGTTGAAGAATTACTGAACTTACCGCTATTAGGCTTGATTAGTCCGATATCTGATAGAGAGGTAGGAGTAGGCAGAGTAATTAAACAGAAAGGTGTTGATCCTCATGGTAAATAA
- the pduL gene encoding phosphate propanoyltransferase, whose translation MNGEVIQSIVEDVIKEMTKNSSNNHAIPISISARHCHLCQEDIETLFGPGYELTKKSNLSQPGQFAANETVALIGPRDSIHSVRILGPARSVSQVEVSKTDGIKLGVNPPLRESGEIKDSASITLVGTKGSVYLKEGLIVAKAHIHMHPDDAETLKVSNGEYVKVTVQNERPVTFEKVLIRVSPNYIMDMHIDTDEANAGAIESGSFGKIRYNERENE comes from the coding sequence ATGAATGGGGAGGTAATTCAATCAATTGTGGAAGATGTCATTAAAGAGATGACTAAAAATTCATCAAATAATCATGCCATCCCGATTTCTATTTCAGCAAGACATTGTCATTTATGTCAAGAGGATATCGAAACGTTATTTGGACCGGGGTATGAATTAACGAAAAAATCAAATCTATCACAACCTGGACAATTTGCTGCTAACGAAACTGTCGCTTTAATTGGGCCACGTGATAGTATACATTCAGTTCGTATTCTCGGACCCGCTCGTAGTGTGTCTCAAGTGGAAGTGAGCAAAACGGATGGAATTAAACTAGGAGTGAATCCACCGTTGCGAGAATCGGGAGAAATTAAAGATTCAGCTTCTATTACGTTAGTTGGCACAAAGGGAAGTGTCTATTTAAAAGAAGGCTTGATCGTAGCGAAAGCGCATATCCATATGCACCCGGATGATGCAGAAACGCTCAAAGTAAGTAATGGCGAGTACGTAAAAGTGACAGTACAAAATGAGAGACCTGTAACTTTTGAAAAAGTGCTTATCCGCGTGTCTCCCAACTACATAATGGATATGCATATTGATACGGATGAAGCTAATGCGGGTGCTATTGAAAGTGGCTCGTTCGGTAAAATTCGTTATAATGAGCGGGAAAATGAATAA
- a CDS encoding BMC domain-containing protein, giving the protein MNILGKAIGMIETKGFIGSIEAADTMLKSADIRLVKHEQIDAGLVTVVIEGDVGAVTAAIEAGEIAAAKVGELIASHTIPNLDESMSKILLSETELGKKKKQKKNARVESVQKQVDNSIAVDGETKSGKTKK; this is encoded by the coding sequence GTGAATATTTTGGGGAAAGCAATTGGTATGATTGAGACAAAAGGTTTCATAGGTTCTATCGAAGCAGCGGATACTATGTTGAAATCTGCAGACATCCGATTAGTTAAACACGAACAAATCGACGCGGGACTTGTCACTGTAGTAATTGAAGGAGATGTCGGTGCCGTAACGGCAGCTATCGAAGCAGGGGAAATCGCTGCTGCCAAAGTAGGTGAGCTTATTGCGAGTCATACAATACCAAACCTTGATGAGTCGATGTCAAAAATACTTTTATCAGAAACAGAGTTGGGGAAAAAGAAAAAACAAAAGAAGAATGCCAGAGTAGAAAGCGTGCAAAAACAAGTGGATAATTCTATAGCAGTTGATGGAGAAACTAAAAGTGGGAAAACAAAAAAGTAA
- a CDS encoding CpsD/CapB family tyrosine-protein kinase: MVNKISRKKKRQAKRFVGRKLVTQSNSKSSVSEQFRTLRTNINFSMPDQELKTILFTSAAQGEGKSTISANTAIVFAQAGKKVLLIDADMRKPTTHYTFNRMNATGLSNLLTRNWEIKDVIQKTDIEGLDLITSGPIPPNPAELLGSKTMDHVLEQLTGMYDLLLFDAPPVLNVTDAQILSHRCDGTIIVLHARKTEKDSVVKAKEALLSSQANIIGTVLNNFERQKDHYYNQYYGNVEAGT, translated from the coding sequence ATGGTAAATAAAATTAGTCGAAAAAAGAAAAGACAAGCTAAGCGTTTTGTCGGTCGGAAGTTAGTGACACAGTCCAATTCAAAATCTAGTGTGTCTGAACAATTTCGAACATTACGGACTAATATAAATTTCTCTATGCCGGATCAAGAGTTGAAAACGATTCTTTTCACTTCTGCTGCACAAGGTGAAGGGAAATCCACCATTTCGGCCAATACGGCTATTGTTTTTGCTCAAGCAGGAAAAAAGGTATTATTGATTGATGCGGATATGCGTAAACCGACGACACATTATACATTCAATCGGATGAATGCGACTGGATTATCCAATCTACTGACGCGTAATTGGGAGATCAAAGATGTCATTCAAAAAACAGATATAGAAGGTTTAGATTTAATAACGAGTGGACCCATACCACCCAATCCGGCTGAGTTACTAGGTTCGAAAACTATGGATCATGTACTGGAACAATTAACTGGCATGTATGATTTGCTATTATTTGATGCACCGCCTGTATTGAACGTGACGGATGCACAGATCTTATCGCATAGATGTGACGGTACAATTATTGTTTTACATGCGCGTAAGACGGAGAAAGACAGTGTAGTAAAAGCGAAAGAAGCACTGCTTTCCTCCCAGGCGAATATTATAGGCACTGTACTTAATAACTTTGAGAGGCAAAAAGATCACTATTATAATCAGTATTACGGAAATGTGGAGGCGGGGACATGA
- a CDS encoding polysaccharide biosynthesis protein, translating to MTIRKRMTMLIVVDSVIVLYSIYIGYFILTPFVDVFFSKLLLISAVTIQISHHFFAWRFGLYRKAWTYASIGELRSIVVAVSLSILVVAVVQYLLTQNISIRALVITWMLHVLLIGGSRLSWRVAGGRKIKAHDVKMERTIIIGAGQAGIMIARQILNNPRHGMRPVAFIDDDPMKQGLEIYGIRVCGGTEDIQQYVNRYEADKIVIAIPSMDKRKMALLMKKCVETSITTQTIPLIEDLITGKVSIQDVRDVKIEDLLGRDEVQLDLQAIKGKLQDKTILITGAGGSIGSEICRQVAEFKPKKLILLGHGENSIYTIDMELRQKLSSEIEIVPVIADVQDRNRIFDVVSEQKPDVIYHAAAHKHVPLMEDNPMEAVKNNIFGTKNVAEAAELFGVSYFVFVSTDKAVNPPNIMGATKRFAEMIIQNLAKNSHTKFAAVRFGNVLGSRGSVVPLFRRQIADGGPITVTDPEMTRYFMTIPEASRLVIQAGVLAQGGEVFVLDMGEPVKIVDLARNLIKLSGYEEDDIGICYSGIRPGEKLYEELMNESERQTDTVFPKIHIGKATPIPEMEQVRVLEQLMNMSDIEIKDTLVGLANRKFPEVPTQEVEAV from the coding sequence GTGACCATTCGCAAGAGAATGACTATGCTCATTGTAGTAGATTCAGTGATTGTTTTGTATTCCATTTATATCGGTTATTTTATATTAACGCCATTCGTTGACGTGTTTTTTAGTAAATTGTTGTTGATTAGTGCAGTAACGATTCAAATTTCTCATCACTTTTTCGCCTGGCGTTTCGGCCTATATAGGAAAGCGTGGACATATGCATCGATTGGTGAATTGCGATCTATCGTCGTGGCGGTGTCGTTATCTATATTGGTGGTCGCTGTTGTGCAATATTTACTCACTCAAAACATTTCGATACGTGCACTCGTGATTACTTGGATGCTGCATGTCTTGCTCATCGGAGGGTCAAGATTATCCTGGAGAGTAGCTGGAGGTCGAAAGATTAAAGCCCATGATGTGAAAATGGAACGAACAATCATAATAGGTGCTGGACAAGCTGGGATTATGATAGCAAGACAAATACTGAATAACCCAAGGCACGGTATGCGGCCAGTAGCATTTATAGATGATGATCCTATGAAACAAGGGTTGGAAATTTACGGTATTCGCGTTTGTGGCGGTACAGAAGACATCCAGCAATATGTAAACAGATACGAAGCGGATAAAATCGTCATTGCCATACCATCGATGGATAAACGGAAGATGGCACTATTAATGAAGAAGTGTGTGGAAACCAGTATCACCACACAAACGATTCCTCTGATTGAAGACTTAATCACAGGAAAAGTATCAATTCAAGATGTGCGTGATGTGAAAATTGAAGATCTTCTTGGACGTGACGAGGTACAGCTAGACTTACAGGCGATAAAAGGCAAACTGCAAGATAAAACGATTCTTATAACAGGGGCAGGTGGTTCCATCGGCTCCGAGATTTGCCGACAAGTTGCAGAATTTAAACCCAAGAAACTGATTTTATTAGGACATGGTGAAAACTCTATCTACACCATTGATATGGAGCTCCGCCAAAAGCTTTCTAGTGAAATAGAAATTGTTCCCGTCATTGCAGACGTACAGGATCGAAATCGAATATTCGATGTGGTTAGCGAACAAAAACCAGATGTCATTTACCATGCCGCGGCACATAAACATGTTCCGCTTATGGAAGACAATCCAATGGAAGCAGTGAAGAACAATATCTTCGGTACTAAAAATGTAGCAGAGGCAGCAGAACTGTTTGGCGTCTCTTACTTCGTTTTTGTATCTACTGATAAAGCAGTAAACCCGCCCAATATTATGGGAGCTACTAAACGTTTTGCAGAGATGATCATACAGAATTTAGCAAAAAATAGTCATACAAAGTTTGCAGCAGTTCGGTTTGGTAATGTACTCGGCTCGCGAGGAAGTGTAGTTCCACTTTTCAGAAGACAAATTGCGGATGGCGGACCTATTACAGTTACCGATCCAGAAATGACTAGATACTTTATGACGATTCCTGAAGCTTCTCGATTAGTCATACAGGCAGGTGTGCTCGCGCAAGGAGGAGAAGTTTTCGTGCTCGATATGGGGGAACCAGTAAAAATTGTGGACTTAGCTAGAAATCTGATCAAGCTTTCTGGATACGAGGAAGACGATATCGGAATATGTTACTCGGGAATAAGGCCTGGAGAAAAGTTATATGAAGAATTAATGAATGAAAGTGAACGGCAAACCGATACAGTTTTCCCAAAAATCCACATTGGAAAAGCCACACCTATACCAGAAATGGAACAAGTCCGTGTGTTAGAGCAGTTGATGAATATGTCTGACATAGAGATAAAAGATACATTAGTTGGGTTAGCAAATCGCAAGTTTCCGGAAGTACCTACCCAAGAAGTAGAAGCGGTATAA
- a CDS encoding EutN/CcmL family microcompartment protein, giving the protein MLIGTVIENIWATRKENGLTGLTFLVIQPGLDQKHVSSEMPIIAVDRIGAGIGDKVIVTQGSPASIIQVDQKIPIDAIVIGIVDSPVNGT; this is encoded by the coding sequence ATGTTAATCGGTACAGTCATAGAGAATATTTGGGCAACCCGTAAAGAGAATGGTCTAACAGGTTTAACGTTCCTTGTCATACAACCAGGCTTAGATCAAAAACACGTTTCTTCTGAGATGCCTATTATTGCGGTGGATCGTATAGGTGCAGGAATAGGAGATAAAGTGATTGTTACACAAGGTTCTCCTGCCAGTATAATTCAAGTGGATCAAAAAATCCCTATCGATGCCATCGTTATTGGTATTGTGGATTCCCCTGTGAATGGAACGTGA